DNA from Intestinimonas massiliensis (ex Afouda et al. 2020):
CCGAGCTGGATGGTCTGGAGGAAAAGGCCATCAAGACCGGCGCCTCCAAGCTGTATGTGGAAGACCTGACGGATGAGATGGTGGACGACGTCATCATCCCCTCCATGATGATGGGCGCCAAGTATGAGGACTATCTGCTGGGCACCGCCTTTGCCCGGCCCATCATCGCCAAGCGCCTGGTGGAGATCGCCAAGGCCGAGGGGGCCGACGCCATCTGCCACGGCTGTACCGGCAAGGGCAACGACCAGGTCCGGTTCGAGCTGGCCATCAAGCGTTTTGCTCCCGAGATGAAGATCATCGCCCCCTGGCGGGAGTGGGACATCAAGGGCCGGGACGAGGAGATCGACTACGCTGAGGCCCACAACGTGCCCTTGAAGATCAGCCGTGAGACCAACTACTCCAAGGACAAGAACCTGTGGCACCTGAGCCATGAGGGCCTGGACCTGGAGGACCCGGCCAGCGAGCCCCAGTATGACAAGCCCGGCTTCCTGGAGATGGGCGTTTCCCCGGCCATGGCCCCCGATGCCGCTACCTATGTCACCCTGGACTTTGAGAAGGGCTGGCCGGTGGCCATCGACGGCGAGAAGAAGAAGGCCAGCGACATCATCCGCAAGCTCAACGAACTGGGCGGGGCCAACGGCATCGGCCTGCTGGACATCGTGGAGAACCGGCTGGTGGGCATGAAGGACCGCGGCGTGTACGAGACCCCCGGCGGCACCATTCTCTACCGGGCCCACGAGGTGCTGGAGATGATCACCATCGACAAGGACACCAAGCACATGAAGCAGAAGCTGGCGGTGGACTTTGCTGATCTGGTCTACAACGGCAAATGGTTCACCCCTCTGCGGGAGGCCCTGTCCGCCTTTGCGCTCAAGACGCAGGAGCATGTCACCGGTACGGTGAAGCTCAAGCTTTACAAGGGCAACATCATCACCGCCGGCGTCACCTCGCCCGACACCCTGTATTCCGAGAATCTGGTGACCTTCGAGGAGAGCGATTACAACCAGGACGACGCCACGGGGTTCATCAATCTGTGGGGTCTGCCGGACACCGTCCAGGCGCTGCGGGAACAGGGGAAGCTGAGATAGAGGCGCCGTCCTGCCCGAAGACGGCGCGGGTGCGCCGCACAAGCGTTTTCGCGGTGCGAAAACCTTGGCGCAAGGGCGAATTCATTTCGCCCGCGCAGGTGAAATAAAAAGGGCCCCCAGCGGCTTTTCCGCTGGGGAACGACGCCACGGGGTTCATCAATCTGTGGGGTCTGCCGGACACCGTTCAGGCGCTGCGGGAGCAGGGGAAGCTGAAGTAAAAAGACATGACACACCGGTAGGGCGGGGGCTTGCCCCCGCCATACCTATATATTCGCATAAGGAGCAATCAATATGAAACTTTGGGCAGGCCGGTTCCAGAAAGAGACCGATAGCTTAGTCAACGACTTCAATTCCTCCGTCTCTTTTGACGCGAGGATGTACCGGGAGGACATCGCCGGCTCCATCGCCCACGCCGCCATGCTGGGCAAGCAGGGCATCATCGAGGAGCATGAGGCGGAAAAGATCATCGACGGTCTGAAGGCCATCCTGGCCGACATCGACGCCGGCGGCGTGGAGTTCTCTGACGATAACGAGGACATCCACATGAACATTGAAGTCATGCTCACCAACCGTATCGGCGACACGGGCAAGCGCCTGCACACCGCCCGCAGCCGGAACGACCAGGTGGCCGTAGACTTCCGCCTCTATGTGAAAAAGCAGATCCCCGTCATCATCGGCATGATCCTGGACCTGGAGAAGGTGCTGCTCAAGAAGGCAGAGGCCAATCTGGAGACCGTGATGCCCGGCTATACCCACCTCCAGCGGGCCCAACCCACCACCTTTGCCCACTACATGATGGCCTACGCCAATATGCTCAAGCGGGACGTGACCCGATTTGAGGACTGCCTGGAGCGGATGGACGAGTGCCCCCTGGGGGCAGGCGCGCTGGCCACCTCCACCTATCCGGTGGACCGGTTCCAGACCGCCGGCGCCCTGGGCTTCCGGAAACCCGTGGACAACTCCATGGATGCGGTCTCCGACCGGGACTACGCCATCGAGTTCCTCTCCGCCTGCTCCCTGCTGATGATGCACCTGTCCCGGTTCTCCGAGGAGCTGATCCTCTGGTGCTCCTGGGAGTTCAAGTTCGTGGAGCTGGACGACGCCTACTCCACCGGCTCCTCCATCATGCCGCAGAAGAAAAACCCCGACGTAGCCGAGCTGGTCCGGGGCAAGACCGGGCGGGTCTACGGCTCTCTGATAACCCTGCTCACCGTGATGAAGGGTCTGCCTCTGGCCTACAACAAGGACATGCAGGAGGACAAGGAGTGCGTCTTTGACGCCATCGACACGGTGGAGATGTGCCTGCCGGTGTTCGCCGCCATGCTGGATACCCTCACCGTCCGGCCCAAGAACATGGCCCGGGCGGCGTCGGGCGGCTTCATCAACGCTACCGACTGCGCCGATTACCTGGTGCGCAAGGGCATGCCCTTCCGGGACGCCTATATGATCGTGGGCCGGCTGGTCAACATGTGCATCAAATCAGGGGATACCCTGGATACCCTGCCGCTGAAGGATTTCCAGTCGGTCTCCGGCGCCTTCGGCCCCGACGTGTACCAGGCCCTGGAGCTGAAAACCTGCGTGGGCGGCCGGAAGGTCTACGGCGGCCCGTCCCCTGAGTCGGTTAAAATGCAGATCGAGAACATTCAGAAGTTCGTGGACGCGCGGGCTTGAGCCCGCCGCCCAGCAGGACAAAGGAAGCGTGGTAGGATGAAACCGAAACTATACATTGACGGCCAGGAGGGCACCACCGGCCTGCAGATCTACGAGCGCCTGGGAGCCCGGGACGACATCGAGCTGCTGCGCATTGACCCGGACAAGCGCAAGGACACCGCCGAGCGCAAGCGTCTCCTGAACGCGGCCGATCTGGTGTTCCTGTGCCTGCCAGACGCCGCCGCCGTGGAGGCGGTGGCGCTCATCGAAAACGAGAACACCCGGGTGGTGGACGCCTCCACCGCCCACCGCACCGCCCCCGGCTGGGTCTACGGCTTCCCCGAGCTGCTGGCTGGCCAGCGGGAGCGGGTCCGGCACGCCAAACGGGTGGCCAACCCCGGCTGTCACGCCACCGGCTTTCTGTCTACCGCCGCCCCCCTGGTGGCCATGGGGGTCCTGCCCCCCGACTATCCGGTGGCCTGCTACTCTCTCACCGGCTACTCCGGCGGCGGCAGGAAGATGATTGCGGAATACGAGGCGGCGGACCGGGCTGCGTCCCTGGACGCCCCCAACATCTACGGCCTCAGCCTGAAGCACAAGCATCTGCCCGAGATGCAGAAGGTGGCGGGACTGAAGGTTCCCCCGGTCTTTTCCCCCATTCTGGGGGATATCTACCAGGGGATGGCCACCTCGGTGCTCCTGCACAACCGCCTGCTACGGGGAAACCCCACGGCGGAGGACCTCTGCGACATGCTCTCGGCCTACTACGAGGGGCAGAAACTGGTAAGCGTGGCCCCCTTCGGCGGTACGACGCCCCGGCTGTCGGCCAATGCCCTGGCCGGGTCCGACCGGCTGGAGATCACGGTGTGCGGCCACGAGGAGCAGACCATGCTGACCGCCCGCTTCGACAATCTGGGCAAGGGGGCCTCCGGCGCCGCCGTGCAGAACATGAATCTGATGCTGGGGTTTGACGAGACCGCCGGATTGGCGGTAGAATGAAAGAAACCATCCGGAAAAAGGAGTGCTGACCAATGAAAATGATTCCTGGCGGCGTGACCGCACCCAGGGGCTTTCAGGCCTCCGGCATCCACTGCGGGGTCAAGAAGGGCAAGGGCGACGGCAACCAGCCCCCCAAGAGCGGACGGCCCGAGGTGCTGGACCAGAAAAAGGACCTGGCCCTCATCGTCTCGGAAAAGGAGTGCGCCGCCGCCGCCATGTATACCCTCAACCGGGTGAAGGCGGCCCCCCTGTATGTGACCATGGACCACCTGGAAAACGGCGTGGCCCAGGGCATCATCGCCAATTCGGGCAACGCCAACGCCTGCTGCCCCATGAGCCATGAGAACGCCGAGGAGATGTGCGCTCTGGCCGCCGCCGCCACCGGGCTGAAGGCCGCCGACTTCGTGGTGGCATCCACCGGCGTGATCGGCCAAACCCTGAACATCGCCGCCATTGCCCAGGGCGTCCCCGCCGCCGCTGCCGCCCTGTCCCGCAGCGGCTCCGGCGACGCGGCCAACGCCATCATGACCACCGACACGGTGAAAAAGGAGCTGGCCGTCACCGTGGCCATCGGAGGACAGAAGGTGACCATCGGCGCCATCGCCAAGGGCTCCGGTATGATCCACCCCAACATGGGCACCATGCTGTGCTTCCTCACCACCGACTGCGCCATTACCCAGGAAATGCTCCAGGATGCCCTCCATGATATCGTGCCCCGCACCTTCAACCGGGTCACCGTGGACGGGGACACCTCCACCAACGATATGTGCGTCATCCTGGCCAATGGCATGGCGGAAAATCCCCTCATCGAGTGGAAGGACGACAACTACACCGTGTTTTCCAAGGCCCTTAGCGAGATCTGTACCGAGCTGGCCCGCAGCATCGCCGCCGACGGTGAAGGGGCCTCTCGTCTGGTGACCTGTACGGTAATGGATGCCCGCAGCGAGGAGAGCGCCGAGCGCCTGGCCAAGGCGGTGGTGGGCTCCTCCCTGGTGAAGGCCGCCATGTTCGGCGCCGACGCCAACTGGGGCCGGGTCCTGTGCGCCATGGGTTACTCCAAGGCCCCCTTCCGCCCTGAGTTCGTGGATGTCACCTTCCGCTCCGTGGTAGGCGAGGTGACCGTCTGCCGGCAAGGGGCGGGCCTGGATTTCGACGAAGATCAGGCCAAGAGCATCCTCAGTCAGGACGAGGTGGTCATCGAGGTGGACCTCCACGAGGGGGAGCACCAGGCCACCTGCTGGGGCTGCGACCTGACCTATGAATATGTGAAAATCAACGGTGATTACCGCACCTGATCCCACTGTCAGACAAAGGAGTCCTGTTACATGTCCAGTTCCCACGTGGAGCGCGCCCAGGTGCTGGCCGAGGCGCTGCCCTATATCCAGAAATACTACGGCAAGACCATCGTGGTCAAATACGGCGGCAACGCCATGATCTCGGAGGAGCTGCGCCGGGCCGTCATCAGCGACATTATCCTGCTCCACCTGGTGGGCATCCGGGTGGTGGTGGTCCACGGCGGCGGCCCCGAGATCACCGATATGCTCAAGCGCCTGGGCAAGCCGTCCGAATTCGTGGACGGCCTGCGCTACACGGACCAGGAGACCATGGATGTGGTGCAGCAGGTGCTGTGCGGCAAGGTGAACAAGGATCTGGTGGCCACCCTCAACCGCATGGGGGGCCGGGCCCTGGGCCTGTGCGGCATGGACGCTGGGCTGTTCCAGGCCAGGAAGCTGGATGAGAAATACGGTCTGGTGGGCGAGGTGGTCCAGGTAGACCCCGCCGTCGTCAACGACGCCCTGGCGGTGGGCTATATTCCCGTGGTCTCTACCGTGGCCCAGGGAGTAGACGGGGAGACCGCCTACAACATCAACGCCGACACCGCCGCCGCCAAGCTGGCGGTAGCCCTCCACGCTGAGAAGCTGATCCTGCTCACCGACGTGCGGGGCCTGCTCCGGGACCCCAAGGATGAGGACACCCTCATCCCCGAGGTGGGGCTGTCCCAGGTCCCCGGCCTGGTGAAGGACGGGGTGATCCAGGGGGGGATGATCCCCAAGGTGGACTGCTGCGTGGAGGCCGTGCGCTCCGGCGTGAAGAACACCATTATCCTGGACGGGCGCATCCCCCACTCCATTTTGATCGAGCTGCTGTCCGATTCCGGCATCGGCACCATGCTGCTGTGAGGTGAAACCATGGATTTTCAGGAACTCAAGGCTCTGGACGACCAGTATGTGATGCATACCTACGGCCGCTTCCCGGTGGATGTGGACCACGGGGAGAACGCCACCTTGTACGACGCCCTGGGCCGGAGCTACATCGACTTTTCCAGCGGCATCGGGGTCAACTCCATCGGCTGCGCCCATCCCAGGTGGACGGAGGCCATCATGGAGCAGGCCATGAAGCTGGGGCATATCTCCAATCTGTTCTACACCGAGCCCTGCGCCCGGCTGGCCAAGGTGCTGTGCCAGCGCGCGGGCATGTCCAACGTGTTTTTCGGCAACTCCGGCGCGGAGGGCAACGAGGGGCTCATCAAGCTGGCCCGGAAGTACAGCTTTGACAAGTACGGCAAGGGCCGGGGCACCGTTCTGACCCTAAAGCAGTCCTTCCACGGCCGGACGCTGAACACCTTGGCCGCCACCGGCCAGGAGGTGTTCCACAACTATTTCTTCCCCTTTCCCGACGGCTTCCGCTACGCCGCCCCCACCATGGATGGGGTGAGCGAGGTGGCGGGACATGACGTGTGCGCCGTCCTGATGGAGCTGGTCCAGGGGGAGAGCGGCGTCTACCCGCTGGACCAGGGTTTTGTCCACGATCTGGCGGTGCTGTGCGCCGAGCGGGATTGGCTGCTGCTCATCGACGAGGTCCAGACCGGCATTGGCCGCACCGGCACCCTGTTCTGCTACCAGCAGTACGGCATCCTGCCCGACGCGGTGTCTTTTGCCAAGGGGATCGCCGGGGGCCTGCCCATGGGCGGCTTCCTGGCCAGCGACAAGTGCCGGGACGTGCTGGGGCCGGGCACCCACGGCTCCACCTTCGGGGGCAATCCGGTGTGCGCCGCGGCGGCCCTGGCGGTGCTGGACGTGCTGGACGAGGATACCATCTCCGCCGCTACTGACAAGGGCCGGTATATCCGCAATGCTATCGCATCCATGGCCCTGCCCTGTCTGGGGGCCACCCGCGGCCTGGGCCTGATGATCGGTGTGGAGGTCAAGGGGGACAAGACCAACAAGGAGCTGGCCGCCAAGCTCATCGAAAACGGCCTGCTGGTGCTCACCGCCGGCCCCGCCCTGCGCTTCCTGCCCCCGCTGACCATCACCCAGGCGGAGATGGACAAGGGACTGGAGATTTTGGAAAAGACCCTGAAAGAGGTGTGAGAAATGAAGAAGGATTTGCTCAAGCTGCTGGACCTGACCCGGGAGGACATCACCAAGATCCTCAACGTGGCCGACCAGATGAAGTACAACCAGAAGCACGGCCTGACCCACAACTATCTCCAGGGCAAGACTCTGGCCATGATCTTTGAAAAAAACTCCACCCGGACCCGGGTGTCCTTCGAGGTGGGGATGTACCAGCTCGGCGGCCACGCCTTGTTCCTCTCCGGCAAGGAGAGCCAGATCGGCCGGGGCGAGCCCATCGAGGACACCGCCCGGGTGCTCTCCCGCTACTGCGACGGCATCATGATCCGCACCTACGGTCAGGACGAGGTGGAGGAGCTGGCCAAGTACGCCTCCATCCCCGTCATCAACGGCCTGACCGACTTTGCACACCCCTGCCAGGTGCTGGCCGACCTGATGACCATCCGGGAAAAGATGACCCGGCTGGAGGGGCTGAAGCTGTGCTTTATCGGGGACGGCAATAACATGGCAAACTCTCTGATCGTGGGCGGCCTGAAGTGCGGTATGGACGTGTCCGTGGCCTGTCCTGCGGGCTATGATCCCGACCCCCGGGTGCTGGACTTTGCCAAGACCGTCACCGGCGCCGGGTTTGCCCTGTGCCGCGACCCGAAGCAGGCCGCCAAAGACGCCGACGTGATCATCACCGACGTATGGGCCTCCATGGGCCAGGAGGGGGAGAAGGCCAAGCGGGAGGCCGCCTTCGGCGGCGTCTATCAGGTCAACGAAGCGCTGATGGCTGTGGCCCACCCCGGCGCCATGGTGCAGCACTGTCTGCCCGCCCACCGGGGGGAGGAGATCACGGCGGAGGTGTTCGAGGCCCACGCCGGGGAGATCTTCGACGAGGCGGAGAACCGGCTCCACGCCCAGAAGGCGGTCATGTTCCTGCTGATGGGAGAGAAAAACTGACTTTCACAGACAAGAAAAAGAGCTGGAAGGCGATGCCTTCCAGCTCTTTTTGACGACAATTCAGCCGGCCAGATACTTTTTCACCAGCTCCTGAAGCAGCTCGTCCCGGTCCAGCTTGCGGATGAGGGAGCGTGCGTTGTTATAGTTGGTGATATAGGTGGGGTCCTCGGAGAGGATGTAACCGACGATTTGGTTGATGGGGTTATAGCCCTTCTCCTGAAGCGAGTTGTAAACCGAGGTCAAAATGGCCTTGATTTCGTCGCCACGGTCCTGATTCAAGCTGAACTTTCTGGTGAAGTCCAATTGTTCCTGCATGTCGGAAACACCTCCCTGTGCCGTTTTCCCTATTGTAACTGAATTTGCCGGTGGTGTAAAGAGGCCGCACACAAAATTTATGAAGAATTAAGATGCCCATTTTGGGACGAAATATTCCTCCAGCCGTGCGGCAGCCTGCCTCAGCGCAGCGTCGCGCCCAGCTCGGTTTGCAGCAGCGCCAAGATGCTCTTGACGTCCTCGTCCGCCTCGGCGGCGGTGAGGCTGCGCTCGTCGGAACGGAGGGTCAGGTTGAAGGCCACGCTCTTTTTGTCCTCGGGGATGCCGGGGCCGGTGTAGATGTCGAACAGAGCCACGTCCTTCAGCAGGCCCTTGGCCCCCCGGCGGATGCAGTCGGCCAGCTCGCCCACGGGGACGTCCTTGCCGCAGACCACCGCGATATCCCGGGCCACCGCAGGGAACTTGGGCAGAGGCTGATAGACGGGCAGGGGGCCCATACTCCGGTAGAGAGCGCCGAAGGCGAGCTCGGCGGCGTAGAGCGGGCAGTCCACGCCATAGTTGGCGGCCACATGGGGGTGGATCTGCCCCAGCACGCCCAGCAGCGTGCTGCCGCTGTAAACCTTCGCGCAGCGGCCGGGGTGGTAGGAGGGGTTCTCCTTCTCGGCCGCGAAGCGGACGCTGGGAATGCGCAGCCCGGCCAGCACGGCCTCCACCGCCCCCTTCAGGGCAAAGAAGTCCATGTCGGCGCCGTAGGCGCCCAGCGAGAGGACCTTGGGCTCGTCGGCCATGCCGGAGCCGTCGTTTTTGGCGAAGTAGGTCCTGCCCAGCTCGTAGAGCTTGGCGGACTTGTTGCGGAAGTTGTAGTTCCGGGCCAGGATCTCCAGCATGGAGGGCAGGGTGGTGGTGCGCATGATGGAGGTGTCCTCTCCCAGGGGGTTCAGGATGCGCATGGAGGTGCGCAGGGGGGAATCGGCGGGCAGGTCGATCTTATCGTAATACGCGGGGCTGATGAAGGAATAGGTGATGATTTCATCGTACCCGGCCGTGCGGCACAGCAGCCCGGCGGTGCGCTCGGCCTGCTGCTCCGGGGTGTAGCCGCCCCGGACGGTGGCCCCCCGCATGAGGGTGTTGGGGATCTTGTTGTAGCCGTAGAACCGGGCCACCTCCTCCGCGATGTCGGAGTAGTGCTCCACGTCGCTGCGCCAGGAGGGGACCAGGATGGTGTCTCCCTCCAGGCCGAAGCCCAGGGACAGCAGGATGCGGCGCATCTCCGCCTCGGACACGTCGGTGCCCAGCAGGGCGTTGATCTTCTCCGGCTCCAGCTTTACGGTGACGGGGGCGGCGTCCCTGGCGATCACGTCCAGCACGCCGTCCACCACCTCGCCGGCTTCCAGCAGCTCCACCAGCTCGCAGGCCCGCTGGACGGCCTTCATGGTGTTCATGGGGTCCAGACCCTTTTCATACCGGGATGAGGCGTCGGTGCGCATCCCCAGGGCGGTGGCGGTGCGGCGGACGGAGGCGCCGTTGAAGTTGGCCGACTCAAACAGGACCATGGCGGTGTCGCCCACGATCTCGGAGTTGGCGCCGCCCATGACGCCGGCCACACATACCGGCCGGTGCTCGTCACAGATGCACAGCATGGATGTGGTCAGGGCGTGGTCCTTGCCGTCCAGGGTCTGGATGGCCTCCCCCTCCCGAGCGGTGCGGACGACGATGTGCCCGCCTTCCACACAGGAGAAGTCAAAGGCGTGCATAGGCTGGCCATACTCCAGCATGACGTAGTTGGTGATGTCCACGATGTTGTTGATGGGCCGCACGCCGGAGTTGCGCAGCCGCTCCCGCATCCAGGCGGGGGAGGGCTTAATCTTTACATTTTTCACCATGCGGGCGGTGTACCGGGGACAGAGGTCCCCGTCCTCAATGTCAATATCCACCAGCTCGGCGATGGAGCCGCCGCAGCCCTTGATTTCGGGGGTATGGAGCTTCAGCTCCTTGCCGAAGGTGGCGGCAGCCTCCCGGGCCAGGCCGATGACGGACAGGCAGTCGGGACGGTTGGGGGTGATCTCGAACTCCACCACGTGGTCGTCGTAGCCGATGACGGCGGCCATGTCGTCGCCGGGCTGCACGCCCTGCTCGTGGAGGACCCAGATACCGTCCTCGATGCAGTGGGGGAATTCCTTCTGGTCGGCGTGGAGGTCGGCCAGGGTGCAGATGTGGCCCTTGGCGGTGTCATAGGCCACCCAATCGCCCGCGTGGATGTTCTGGCAGCCGGTTACGGCCTCCGCCTCACCGTCGCCGGTGTTGAGGCGGACGGTATAGGTAAAGCCGTCGCCCTCGATGGCGGCGACCTGGGCGGCAATGACCTTGCCGAACATCTTGTGTCCGGGGGCCGCGTCCGCCGGGATGGAGGGCTTGGCCGGGTCCAGGGGCTTGTAGTCGTTCAGCAGGGCGGCGGCCCGGATGACGGCGTAGGGATAGTCGTGGGCGGCGGTGAGGTTGAGCTCCTTCAGGGAGCAGAGCATCCCATTGGAGGGCACCCCCCGCAGCTTGCCCTTTTCGATCTTGACCCCGCCGGGGAGCAGGGATTTGTGCCGGGCCACGGGGACCAGGTCACCCACGTGGATGTTCCACGCGCCGGTGACGATCTGGACGGGCTCGTCCTGGCCCACATCCAACTGGCAGACCCACATGTGGTCGGAATCGGGATGGCGGTCCATCCGGAGGATGCGGCCCGCCACCACGTTTTTCAGCTCCTGGCTCAGGTCCGCCACGGACTCCACCTTGGAGCCGGAGAGCGTCATAGCCTCGGAAAAGTCGTGGTCGTTTGCATCAATCGCAACAAATTCGTTCAGCCATTTACGGGACAACTGCATGGTTCAACACTCTCCTTTCACTTAAAACTGGCTGAGGAACCGGACATCGTTTTCAAAGATCAGGCGCATGTCGCTGATCTTGAACTGGCCCAGGGCCAGCCGCTCCAGACCGAAGCCGAAGGCGAAGCCGGAGTACACGTCGGGGTCCACGTTGCAGTTGCGCAGCACCTTGGGGTGGACCATGCCGGCGCCCAGCACCTCGATCCAGCCCTCGCCCTTACAGGTGGGGCAGCCCTTGCCGCCGCACTTGTGGCACTGGATGTCCACCTCACAGGAGGGCTCGGTGAAGGGGAAGTGATGGGGACGGAAGCGGGTCTGGGTGTCGGGGCCGTAGATCTGCCGGATGACGGTGTTCAGGGTGCCCTTCAGGTCGGCCATGGTGATGCCCTTGTCCACCACCAGACCCTCGATCTGGTGGAACATAGGGGAGTGGGTGGCGTCCACCTCGTCCTTGCGGTACACCCGGCCGGGGGAGATGATGCGGATGGGCAGCTCGCGGGTCTCCATGGCCCGGATCTGCATGGGGGAGGTCTGGCTCCGCAGCAGGACGGAGGAGTCCTCAGTCAGATAGAAGGTGTCGGTCCAGTCCCGGGAGGGGTGATCCTCCGGGGCGTTGAGCTTGGTGAAGTTATACTCGGCCTGTTCGATCTCGGGGCCGTCCAGAATATCGAAGCCCATGCCGATGAAAATGTCCTTGATCTCGTCCAGAACGGTATACATGGGGTGCTTGTGGCCCACCTCGACGGGTTTGCCGGGGATGGTGACGTCCAGAGTCTCCGCCTCCAGCCGGGCGTGGAGGGCGGCGGCCTCCAGCACCTTCTGCTGCCGGGCCAGGGCCTCGGTGAGGGCCTCGCGCACCTCGTTGGCCAGTTGACCCATGACGGGGCGCTCCTCGGCCGAGAGCCTGCCCATCTGCTTGAGCAGAGCGGTGAGCTCACCCTTTTTGCCCAGATACCGGACTCGCAGGGCCTCCAGGTCGGCCGCCGTCTTGGTCTCACTGAGGGCGGCGAGGGCCTCGCGCCGGATTTGTTCCAGTGTTTCCTTCATATTCGCAGCTCCTTTGCGTAAGATAAGCAACAAAAAATGCCCCCCATCCCCAAAGAGGGACGAAAGGCAAGCCTTCCGCGGTACCACCCGCATTTCCACGCCCCGGTCCCGGGCGCAGACACTTCAACCACCATAACGGATGGAACCCGTCCGCGTCTTTCCCCGCGGCCGCTCCCGGGCGAACCAAGCGCGTTCCTCATGGGGCGGCTTTCAGCCGGTGACCGTCCCTCTCTGCCTGACGAACTGTGCGCTATTTTCCCGTTCTCAGCGTTTCTATCTTGCATTTATACCACATCGGCCGGAAAATTGCAAGATGAAATTGAATGTTCATGGCTTGCGGCGGGACGTGTTCCGCATTATAATGGACGGGTACATTCTGAGAAGAAACGAGTGGATTCGGTGAAA
Protein-coding regions in this window:
- a CDS encoding argininosuccinate synthase, with translation MADQKEIKKVVLAYSGGLDTSIIIPWLKENYNDPEIIAVSGDVGQGTELDGLEEKAIKTGASKLYVEDLTDEMVDDVIIPSMMMGAKYEDYLLGTAFARPIIAKRLVEIAKAEGADAICHGCTGKGNDQVRFELAIKRFAPEMKIIAPWREWDIKGRDEEIDYAEAHNVPLKISRETNYSKDKNLWHLSHEGLDLEDPASEPQYDKPGFLEMGVSPAMAPDAATYVTLDFEKGWPVAIDGEKKKASDIIRKLNELGGANGIGLLDIVENRLVGMKDRGVYETPGGTILYRAHEVLEMITIDKDTKHMKQKLAVDFADLVYNGKWFTPLREALSAFALKTQEHVTGTVKLKLYKGNIITAGVTSPDTLYSENLVTFEESDYNQDDATGFINLWGLPDTVQALREQGKLR
- the argH gene encoding argininosuccinate lyase; translated protein: MKLWAGRFQKETDSLVNDFNSSVSFDARMYREDIAGSIAHAAMLGKQGIIEEHEAEKIIDGLKAILADIDAGGVEFSDDNEDIHMNIEVMLTNRIGDTGKRLHTARSRNDQVAVDFRLYVKKQIPVIIGMILDLEKVLLKKAEANLETVMPGYTHLQRAQPTTFAHYMMAYANMLKRDVTRFEDCLERMDECPLGAGALATSTYPVDRFQTAGALGFRKPVDNSMDAVSDRDYAIEFLSACSLLMMHLSRFSEELILWCSWEFKFVELDDAYSTGSSIMPQKKNPDVAELVRGKTGRVYGSLITLLTVMKGLPLAYNKDMQEDKECVFDAIDTVEMCLPVFAAMLDTLTVRPKNMARAASGGFINATDCADYLVRKGMPFRDAYMIVGRLVNMCIKSGDTLDTLPLKDFQSVSGAFGPDVYQALELKTCVGGRKVYGGPSPESVKMQIENIQKFVDARA
- the argC gene encoding N-acetyl-gamma-glutamyl-phosphate reductase, which gives rise to MKPKLYIDGQEGTTGLQIYERLGARDDIELLRIDPDKRKDTAERKRLLNAADLVFLCLPDAAAVEAVALIENENTRVVDASTAHRTAPGWVYGFPELLAGQRERVRHAKRVANPGCHATGFLSTAAPLVAMGVLPPDYPVACYSLTGYSGGGRKMIAEYEAADRAASLDAPNIYGLSLKHKHLPEMQKVAGLKVPPVFSPILGDIYQGMATSVLLHNRLLRGNPTAEDLCDMLSAYYEGQKLVSVAPFGGTTPRLSANALAGSDRLEITVCGHEEQTMLTARFDNLGKGASGAAVQNMNLMLGFDETAGLAVE
- the argJ gene encoding bifunctional glutamate N-acetyltransferase/amino-acid acetyltransferase ArgJ, whose protein sequence is MKMIPGGVTAPRGFQASGIHCGVKKGKGDGNQPPKSGRPEVLDQKKDLALIVSEKECAAAAMYTLNRVKAAPLYVTMDHLENGVAQGIIANSGNANACCPMSHENAEEMCALAAAATGLKAADFVVASTGVIGQTLNIAAIAQGVPAAAAALSRSGSGDAANAIMTTDTVKKELAVTVAIGGQKVTIGAIAKGSGMIHPNMGTMLCFLTTDCAITQEMLQDALHDIVPRTFNRVTVDGDTSTNDMCVILANGMAENPLIEWKDDNYTVFSKALSEICTELARSIAADGEGASRLVTCTVMDARSEESAERLAKAVVGSSLVKAAMFGADANWGRVLCAMGYSKAPFRPEFVDVTFRSVVGEVTVCRQGAGLDFDEDQAKSILSQDEVVIEVDLHEGEHQATCWGCDLTYEYVKINGDYRT
- the argB gene encoding acetylglutamate kinase, producing the protein MSSSHVERAQVLAEALPYIQKYYGKTIVVKYGGNAMISEELRRAVISDIILLHLVGIRVVVVHGGGPEITDMLKRLGKPSEFVDGLRYTDQETMDVVQQVLCGKVNKDLVATLNRMGGRALGLCGMDAGLFQARKLDEKYGLVGEVVQVDPAVVNDALAVGYIPVVSTVAQGVDGETAYNINADTAAAKLAVALHAEKLILLTDVRGLLRDPKDEDTLIPEVGLSQVPGLVKDGVIQGGMIPKVDCCVEAVRSGVKNTIILDGRIPHSILIELLSDSGIGTMLL
- a CDS encoding aminotransferase class III-fold pyridoxal phosphate-dependent enzyme, with the translated sequence MDFQELKALDDQYVMHTYGRFPVDVDHGENATLYDALGRSYIDFSSGIGVNSIGCAHPRWTEAIMEQAMKLGHISNLFYTEPCARLAKVLCQRAGMSNVFFGNSGAEGNEGLIKLARKYSFDKYGKGRGTVLTLKQSFHGRTLNTLAATGQEVFHNYFFPFPDGFRYAAPTMDGVSEVAGHDVCAVLMELVQGESGVYPLDQGFVHDLAVLCAERDWLLLIDEVQTGIGRTGTLFCYQQYGILPDAVSFAKGIAGGLPMGGFLASDKCRDVLGPGTHGSTFGGNPVCAAAALAVLDVLDEDTISAATDKGRYIRNAIASMALPCLGATRGLGLMIGVEVKGDKTNKELAAKLIENGLLVLTAGPALRFLPPLTITQAEMDKGLEILEKTLKEV
- the argF gene encoding ornithine carbamoyltransferase — protein: MKKDLLKLLDLTREDITKILNVADQMKYNQKHGLTHNYLQGKTLAMIFEKNSTRTRVSFEVGMYQLGGHALFLSGKESQIGRGEPIEDTARVLSRYCDGIMIRTYGQDEVEELAKYASIPVINGLTDFAHPCQVLADLMTIREKMTRLEGLKLCFIGDGNNMANSLIVGGLKCGMDVSVACPAGYDPDPRVLDFAKTVTGAGFALCRDPKQAAKDADVIITDVWASMGQEGEKAKREAAFGGVYQVNEALMAVAHPGAMVQHCLPAHRGEEITAEVFEAHAGEIFDEAENRLHAQKAVMFLLMGEKN
- a CDS encoding IreB family regulatory phosphoprotein: MQEQLDFTRKFSLNQDRGDEIKAILTSVYNSLQEKGYNPINQIVGYILSEDPTYITNYNNARSLIRKLDRDELLQELVKKYLAG